Proteins found in one Streptococcus mitis genomic segment:
- the gltX gene encoding glutamate--tRNA ligase, which translates to MSKDIRVRYAPSPTGLLHIGNARTALFNYLYARHHGGTFIIRIEDTDRKRHVEDGERSQLENLRWLGMDWDESPETHENYRQSERLDLYQKYIDQLLDEGKAYKSYVTEEELAAERERQEAAGETPRYINEYLGMSQEEKAAYIAEREAAGIIPTVRLAVNESGIYKWHDMVKGDIEFEGGNIGGDWVIQKKDGYPTYNFAVVIDDHDMQISHVIRGDDHIANTPKQLMVYEALGWEAPEFGHMTLIINSETGKKLSKRDTNTLQFIEDYRKKGYLPEAVFNFIALLGWNPGGEDEIFSREELIKLFDENRLSKSPAAFDQKKLDWMSNDYIKNADLETIFEMAKPFLEEAGRLTDKAEKLVELYKPQMKSVDEIIPLTDLFFSDFPELTEAEREVMAGETVPTVLEAFKAKLEAMTDDEFVTENIFPQIKAVQKETGIKGKNLFMPIRIAVSGEMHGPELPDTIFLLGREKSIQHIENMLKEISK; encoded by the coding sequence ATGTCAAAAGATATTCGCGTACGTTACGCACCAAGTCCAACAGGACTACTACACATCGGAAATGCCCGTACAGCATTGTTCAACTACCTTTACGCACGTCATCACGGTGGAACTTTTATTATCCGTATCGAAGATACTGACCGTAAACGTCATGTCGAAGATGGTGAACGTTCACAGCTTGAAAATCTTCGTTGGTTAGGCATGGATTGGGATGAAAGCCCAGAAACACATGAAAACTACCGTCAGTCTGAGCGTTTGGACTTGTATCAAAAATACATCGATCAACTGTTAGATGAAGGAAAAGCTTACAAATCTTACGTTACAGAGGAAGAGTTGGCAGCTGAACGCGAACGCCAAGAAGCAGCTGGTGAAACACCACGCTACATCAACGAATACCTTGGTATGAGTCAAGAGGAAAAAGCAGCTTACATCGCAGAACGTGAAGCAGCAGGGATCATTCCAACTGTTCGTTTGGCTGTCAATGAGTCAGGTATCTACAAGTGGCATGATATGGTCAAAGGTGATATCGAATTTGAAGGAGGCAATATCGGCGGTGACTGGGTTATCCAAAAGAAAGACGGTTACCCAACATACAACTTTGCCGTTGTCATCGATGACCATGATATGCAAATTTCTCACGTAATCCGTGGAGACGACCACATTGCTAATACACCAAAACAGCTCATGGTTTATGAAGCACTTGGTTGGGAAGCTCCAGAGTTCGGTCACATGACCTTGATTATCAACTCTGAAACTGGGAAAAAATTGTCTAAACGCGATACCAACACTCTTCAGTTTATCGAAGACTACCGTAAAAAAGGCTATTTACCAGAAGCAGTCTTTAACTTTATTGCTCTTCTTGGTTGGAACCCAGGTGGAGAAGATGAAATCTTCTCTCGTGAAGAACTCATTAAACTTTTCGATGAAAACCGCCTGAGCAAGTCACCAGCAGCCTTTGACCAGAAGAAACTCGACTGGATGAGCAATGATTATATCAAGAATGCAGACCTAGAAACTATCTTTGAAATGGCAAAACCATTCTTAGAGGAAGCAGGCCGTTTAACTGACAAAGCTGAAAAACTAGTTGAGCTCTATAAACCACAAATGAAATCAGTTGATGAAATTATTCCATTGACAGATCTCTTCTTCTCAGATTTCCCAGAATTGACCGAAGCAGAGCGCGAAGTTATGGCGGGCGAAACAGTCCCAACAGTTCTTGAAGCCTTCAAAGCAAAACTTGAAGCGATGACAGATGATGAATTTGTAACAGAAAATATCTTCCCACAAATCAAAGCTGTTCAAAAAGAAACAGGTATCAAAGGGAAAAATCTCTTCATGCCAATTCGTATTGCTGTTTCAGGTGAAATGCATGGACCAGAATTACCAGATACGATCTTCTTGCTTGGACGTGAAAAATCAATTCAGCATATTGAAAACATGCTAAAAGAAATCTCTAAATAA
- a CDS encoding glucose-6-phosphate isomerase, translating into MSHIKFDYSKVLDKFVAPHEVEYMQSQVTAADELIRKGTGAGSDFLGWLDLPENYDREEFDRILKAAEQIKSDSDVLVVIGIGGSYLGAKAAIDFLNHHFANLQTKEERKAPQILYAGNSISSTYLADLVEYVADKDFSVNVISKSGTTTEPAIAFRVFKELLVKKYGQEEANKRIYATTDRQKGAVKVEADANGWETFVVPDDIGGRFSVLTAVGLLPIAASGADIKSLMEGANAARKDYTSDKISENEAYQYAAVRNILYRKGYATEILVNYEPSLQYFSEWWKQLAGESEGKDQKGIYPTSANFSTDLHSLGQFIQEGTRIMFETVVRVDKPRKNVIIPSLEEDLDGLGYLQGKDVDFVNKKATDGVLLAHTDGDVPNMYVTLPEQDAFTLGYTIYFFELAIALSGYLNAINPFDQPGVEAYKRNMFALLGKPGFEELSKELNARL; encoded by the coding sequence ATGTCACATATTAAATTTGATTATTCAAAAGTTTTAGACAAATTTGTTGCACCACATGAAGTGGAATACATGCAATCACAAGTAACAGCAGCAGATGAATTGATCCGTAAAGGAACTGGTGCTGGTAGCGACTTCTTGGGATGGTTGGACCTTCCTGAAAACTACGACCGCGAAGAATTTGACCGCATCTTGAAAGCTGCTGAGCAAATCAAATCAGACAGCGATGTTTTGGTTGTAATCGGTATCGGTGGATCTTACCTTGGTGCTAAAGCAGCGATCGACTTCTTGAACCACCACTTTGCAAACTTGCAAACAAAAGAAGAGCGCAAAGCTCCACAAATCCTTTACGCTGGAAACTCAATCTCATCTACTTACCTTGCTGACTTGGTAGAGTATGTTGCAGACAAAGACTTCTCAGTAAACGTGATTTCTAAATCAGGTACAACAACTGAACCAGCGATTGCTTTCCGTGTCTTCAAAGAACTTTTGGTTAAGAAATACGGTCAAGAAGAAGCAAACAAACGTATCTACGCAACAACTGACCGCCAAAAAGGTGCTGTTAAGGTTGAAGCAGACGCTAACGGTTGGGAAACATTTGTTGTTCCAGATGATATCGGTGGACGTTTCTCAGTATTGACAGCTGTTGGTTTGCTTCCAATCGCAGCATCAGGAGCTGACATCAAATCCCTTATGGAAGGTGCGAATGCAGCTCGCAAAGACTACACTTCAGATAAAATCTCTGAAAACGAAGCTTACCAATACGCAGCAGTTCGTAACATCCTTTACCGTAAAGGCTATGCAACTGAAATCTTGGTAAACTATGAGCCATCACTTCAATACTTCTCAGAATGGTGGAAACAATTGGCTGGTGAATCAGAAGGAAAAGACCAAAAAGGTATCTACCCAACTTCAGCCAACTTCTCAACTGACTTGCACTCACTTGGTCAATTTATCCAAGAAGGAACTCGTATCATGTTTGAAACAGTTGTCCGTGTTGACAAACCTCGTAAAAACGTGATTATCCCTAGCTTGGAAGAAGACCTTGATGGACTTGGTTACCTTCAAGGAAAAGACGTTGACTTTGTAAACAAAAAAGCGACTGATGGTGTTCTTCTTGCCCACACAGATGGTGACGTACCAAACATGTACGTGACCCTTCCAGAGCAAGATGCCTTCACTCTTGGTTACACTATCTACTTCTTCGAATTGGCTATCGCCCTTTCTGGTTACTTGAATGCCATCAACCCATTTGACCAACCAGGTGTTGAAGCTTACAAACGTAACATGTTTGCCCTTCTTGGAAAACCAGGATTTGAAGAATTGAGTAAAGAACTTAACGCACGTCTATAA
- a CDS encoding glutamyl-tRNA synthetase, which produces MSRSIDLLKHRYLKNIKENPELFVGIELEYPVVNLEGDATDIELIKYLFRYLVSYFDLTVEKVDDFGNPIQLVDPISQDAILFEVSYTTIEFAFGKAETIQEVEERFSIYMEAIQKKLAESNHAIVGCGIHPNWDKNENCPVAYPRYQMLMDYLSLSCNVTESDLHHFPEYGAFICGSQVQLDVSKSNYLRVINAFTQIEAAKAYLFANSEFSGEDWDTKIARDIFWEESMHGIYPENVGVNARLFKDEDDFFDYLDHSAIFTAERDGQTYYFYPIQARDYLATSEIQAYALNGDEILIYVQEKDFETHRSYQYQDLTTRGTVEFRSVCTQPLDRTFVSAAFHLGLLVNLDKLEAYLETAPFFKEFGRDYKFLRRQFSKKKLTDEEETTIIEFSKDLLLLAEEGLVMRNKQEMSYLQPLRDKLGL; this is translated from the coding sequence ATGTCTCGTTCTATCGATTTATTAAAACATCGGTATTTAAAAAATATTAAAGAAAATCCTGAATTGTTTGTCGGGATTGAGCTGGAATATCCCGTTGTAAACTTGGAAGGGGATGCTACAGATATTGAACTTATCAAGTACTTATTTCGATATTTAGTTTCTTATTTTGATTTAACTGTAGAAAAGGTTGATGATTTTGGAAACCCTATTCAGTTAGTAGATCCGATAAGTCAGGATGCTATTTTATTTGAAGTTTCTTATACAACGATTGAGTTTGCATTTGGTAAGGCTGAAACGATACAAGAGGTTGAAGAACGTTTTAGTATTTATATGGAAGCAATCCAGAAGAAGTTAGCTGAATCAAATCATGCTATTGTTGGCTGTGGTATTCATCCCAACTGGGATAAAAATGAGAATTGTCCAGTGGCTTATCCACGCTATCAGATGTTGATGGACTATTTGAGTTTGAGTTGCAATGTGACTGAGTCAGACTTACATCATTTCCCTGAATATGGGGCTTTTATCTGTGGGAGTCAGGTCCAGCTGGATGTTTCAAAGTCTAACTACTTACGGGTGATTAATGCTTTTACCCAAATTGAAGCGGCTAAGGCGTATTTATTTGCCAATTCTGAGTTTTCAGGTGAGGATTGGGATACGAAAATTGCAAGGGATATTTTCTGGGAAGAATCGATGCATGGTATCTATCCAGAAAATGTCGGGGTCAATGCTAGACTCTTTAAAGATGAGGATGATTTTTTTGATTATCTAGATCATTCTGCAATTTTTACTGCAGAACGTGATGGACAAACCTATTATTTTTATCCGATTCAGGCTAGGGACTATTTGGCTACATCTGAAATCCAAGCATATGCTCTTAATGGGGATGAGATTCTTATTTACGTTCAAGAGAAGGATTTTGAAACTCATCGTAGTTATCAGTACCAAGACTTAACGACTCGCGGAACAGTTGAGTTTCGTAGTGTGTGTACTCAGCCTCTAGATAGAACCTTCGTTTCAGCAGCTTTTCACTTAGGATTGTTGGTTAATTTAGATAAGTTAGAAGCTTATTTAGAAACAGCACCTTTCTTTAAGGAATTTGGTCGTGATTACAAGTTTTTAAGACGACAATTTTCTAAGAAAAAGCTTACAGATGAGGAAGAAACTACGATTATTGAATTTTCCAAAGACTTACTCCTGCTAGCTGAGGAAGGACTAGTGATGAGAAATAAGCAAGAAATGAGCTATTTACAGCCTTTGAGAGACAAATTGGGGTTATAA
- a CDS encoding cytidine deaminase family protein → MDIWEKMYEEAQKLYNPHEVSDFVYANHVVAAVEAEDGQIFTGFCMEGTCGVFHLCAERAALFNMYQFSGQTKVKKVLAFRDKPPYGGSSGMPCGACREFLLELNAENKDAEFMMDYNIRKTVKVAELIPYWWGEERASKFNNQ, encoded by the coding sequence ATGGACATCTGGGAAAAGATGTACGAAGAAGCACAGAAATTGTATAATCCACATGAAGTATCTGATTTTGTTTATGCTAATCATGTCGTTGCCGCAGTAGAAGCAGAAGATGGACAAATATTTACAGGATTCTGTATGGAGGGAACCTGTGGTGTATTCCATCTCTGTGCAGAACGGGCGGCCCTCTTCAATATGTACCAATTTTCAGGACAAACTAAGGTTAAGAAAGTATTAGCCTTTCGAGATAAACCACCTTATGGTGGAAGTTCGGGTATGCCTTGTGGCGCTTGCAGAGAATTCCTCTTAGAGTTGAACGCTGAAAATAAAGATGCAGAATTCATGATGGACTATAATATAAGAAAAACAGTTAAAGTCGCAGAACTAATCCCCTATTGGTGGGGAGAAGAACGTGCTTCTAAATTTAATAATCAATAG
- the thrC gene encoding threonine synthase: MTLVYQSTRDANNTVTASQAILQGLATDGGLFTPLTYPKIDLDFDKLKDASYQEVAKLVLSAFLDDFTAEELDYCINNAYDSKFDIPSIAPLVKLDGQYNLELFHGSTIAFKDMALSILPYFMTTAAKKHGLENKIVILTATSGDTGKAAMAGFADVPGTEIIVFYPKDGVSKVQELQMTTQTGDNTHVIAIDGNFDDAQTNVKHMFNDVALREKLAANKLQFSSANSMNIGRLVPQIVYYVYAYAQLVKTGEIVAGEKVNFTVPTGNFGNILAAFYAKQIGLPVGKLICASNDNNVLTDFFKTRVYDKKREFKVTTSPSMDILVSSNLERLIFHLLDNNAVKTAELMNALNEQGQYELTDFDAEILNLFAAEYATEEETAAEIKRVYESDSYIEDPHTAVASAVYKKYQSATGDATKTVIASTASPYKFPVVAVEAVTGKVGLSDFEALAQLHDISGVAVPPAVDGLETAPVRHKTTVAAADMQAAVEAYLGL; this comes from the coding sequence ATGACATTAGTTTATCAATCAACGCGTGATGCCAACAATACGGTAACTGCCAGCCAAGCTATTTTGCAAGGTTTGGCGACGGACGGTGGTTTGTTTACACCGCTTACTTATCCAAAGATAGATTTGGACTTTGACAAATTGAAAGATGCTTCTTATCAGGAAGTTGCTAAGTTAGTTTTGTCAGCATTTTTAGATGACTTTACAGCTGAAGAGTTGGACTACTGTATCAACAATGCCTACGATAGCAAATTTGATATTCCATCTATTGCGCCTTTGGTGAAATTAGACGGCCAATACAACCTGGAACTGTTCCATGGTTCAACGATTGCTTTTAAGGATATGGCCTTGTCTATCTTGCCATACTTTATGACGACTGCTGCTAAGAAACATGGTTTAGAGAACAAGATTGTCATCTTAACAGCGACATCTGGTGATACTGGGAAAGCTGCTATGGCAGGGTTTGCGGATGTTCCTGGTACTGAGATTATCGTCTTTTATCCAAAGGATGGTGTCAGTAAGGTACAAGAGTTGCAAATGACCACTCAGACTGGCGACAATACTCATGTTATCGCTATTGATGGTAACTTTGATGATGCCCAAACTAATGTGAAGCATATGTTTAACGATGTGGCTCTTCGTGAGAAGTTGGCAGCCAACAAGTTGCAATTTTCATCGGCTAACTCTATGAATATTGGCCGTTTGGTGCCACAAATTGTCTACTATGTTTATGCCTACGCTCAGCTTGTTAAAACTGGTGAGATTGTAGCTGGTGAAAAGGTTAACTTCACGGTACCGACAGGAAACTTTGGAAATATCTTGGCTGCCTTTTATGCCAAACAAATCGGCTTACCAGTTGGTAAATTGATCTGTGCTTCAAATGACAACAATGTTTTGACAGACTTCTTCAAGACACGTGTTTACGACAAGAAGCGTGAGTTTAAGGTAACAACTAGTCCATCTATGGATATTTTGGTATCTTCAAACTTGGAGCGTTTGATTTTCCATCTTTTGGATAATAATGCGGTTAAAACAGCTGAACTCATGAATGCCTTGAACGAGCAAGGACAATATGAGTTGACAGACTTTGATGCAGAGATTCTTAATCTCTTTGCAGCAGAGTATGCGACTGAGGAAGAAACAGCGGCAGAAATCAAGCGTGTTTATGAGTCAGATTCTTATATCGAGGATCCACATACGGCGGTTGCCTCAGCAGTTTATAAGAAATACCAATCTGCTACTGGCGATGCGACTAAGACAGTGATTGCATCGACAGCTAGTCCATACAAGTTCCCAGTAGTTGCAGTAGAAGCTGTAACAGGGAAAGTTGGTTTGTCTGACTTTGAAGCCTTGGCTCAATTACATGATATTTCAGGAGTGGCAGTGCCACCAGCAGTTGATGGGCTTGAAACAGCTCCTGTTCGTCACAAGACAACAGTGGCAGCTGCTGACATGCAAGCAGCGGTTGAGGCTTATCTAGGACTTTAA